The following are encoded together in the Ovis canadensis isolate MfBH-ARS-UI-01 breed Bighorn chromosome 2, ARS-UI_OviCan_v2, whole genome shotgun sequence genome:
- the FAM237A gene encoding protein FAM237A gives MADPGNRGKIYHPLNLTCSLLIVGMCCVSPFFCHSQTDLLALNQADPQCWESSSVLLLEMWKPRISNTVSGFWDFMIYLKSSENLQHGALFWDLAQLFWDIYVDCVLSRNHGLGRRQLTGEEVKISAVHPQHTGRKKGAYSQQPRNPSLKKKELIEDLISMHVHRSRSKFIGKATSGLEIKRK, from the exons ATGGCCGATCCTGGAAACAGAGGAAAGATCTACCACCCCTTGAATCTCACCTGCTCCCTGCTCATTGTGGGaatgtgctgtgtgtctcctttcTTCTGTCATAGCCAGACAGATCTGCTGGCTCTTAACCAAGCTGATCCTCAGTGCTGGGAATCTTCTTCAGTGCTCCTCCTGGAAATGTGGAAGCCTCGAATCTCCAACACTGTTTCAGGTTTCTGGGATTTTATGATCTACCTGAAGTCATCTGAAAACTTGCAGCATGGGGCATTGTTTTGGGATCTGGCCCAACTCTTCTGGGACATCTATGTGGACTGTGTTCTCTCCAGAAACCACGGCTTAGGAAGAAGACAATTGACTGGAGAGGAAGTGAAGATCTCAGCAGTGCATCCACAGCacacagggagaaaaaaag GTGCCTATTCTCAACAACCAAGAAACCCTTCCCTAAAGAAGAAAGAGTTGATTGAAGACTTGATAAGCATGCATGTGCATAGGAGCAGATCGAAGTTCATTGGAAAAGCGACCAGTGGCctggaaataaagagaaagtaa